A section of the Agromyces aurantiacus genome encodes:
- a CDS encoding MFS transporter, which translates to MPHDPALLPPLPAAPSRRWWTLATVALAQLMVVLDATVVNIALPAAQADLGFTDGERQWVITAYSLAFGSLLLLGGRISDLWGRKRTFIIGLVGFAAASALAGAAPTFGVLVGGRALQGAFGALLAPTALAVLTTTFTIPKERARAFGVFGAIAGAGGAIGLLLGGVLTEQLDWRWNLYINVVIAAVAVVGAAVFVPHLERTGPRPKLDLPGTILVSGAVFLLVYGFSHAETDGWDSPLTWGMLAASGVLLIAFVLWQRRAAHPLLPLSIVLDRNRGAAYASVLIAGAGMFGIFLFVTYYLQTSLGYTPIQTGLAFLPMIAMLVLAAQLSTNLFVPRFGPKIMVPIGMVLAASGMVLLTRLDLDSVYAADIMPALMVIGFGMGSIMPAAMQTATLGVDRAFAGVASATVNTSQQVGGSIGTALLNTLAATAATDYVAAHTPPTEQVLADAAIHSYTVAYWWGAAFFAFGAVLAALLFRHRNELAHHAPREGEAAVAEEPVVAH; encoded by the coding sequence ATGCCACACGACCCCGCTCTCCTTCCACCACTTCCCGCCGCGCCATCCCGCCGCTGGTGGACGCTCGCCACCGTCGCCCTCGCCCAGCTCATGGTCGTGCTCGACGCCACCGTCGTGAACATCGCCCTTCCCGCCGCACAGGCCGACCTCGGCTTCACCGACGGCGAGCGCCAATGGGTCATCACCGCCTACTCGCTCGCGTTCGGCAGCCTGCTCCTGCTCGGCGGCCGCATCTCCGACCTCTGGGGTCGCAAGCGCACCTTCATCATCGGCCTCGTCGGCTTCGCCGCCGCGTCGGCCCTCGCGGGCGCCGCTCCCACGTTCGGCGTGCTCGTCGGCGGCCGGGCGCTGCAGGGCGCGTTCGGCGCGCTGCTCGCCCCGACGGCGCTCGCCGTGCTCACCACGACCTTCACGATCCCCAAGGAGCGCGCCCGCGCGTTCGGCGTCTTCGGCGCGATCGCGGGTGCCGGCGGCGCGATCGGCCTGCTGCTCGGCGGCGTGCTGACCGAGCAGCTCGACTGGCGCTGGAACCTCTACATCAACGTCGTGATCGCGGCGGTCGCCGTGGTCGGCGCCGCCGTGTTCGTGCCGCACCTCGAGCGCACCGGGCCGCGCCCGAAGCTCGACCTGCCCGGCACCATCCTCGTCTCGGGCGCGGTCTTCCTGCTCGTCTACGGGTTCTCGCACGCCGAGACCGACGGCTGGGACTCGCCGCTCACGTGGGGCATGCTCGCGGCCTCGGGCGTGCTGCTCATCGCGTTCGTGCTCTGGCAGCGACGCGCGGCGCACCCGCTGCTGCCGCTGTCGATCGTGCTCGACCGCAACCGCGGCGCGGCCTACGCCTCGGTGCTCATCGCGGGAGCCGGCATGTTCGGCATCTTCCTGTTCGTCACGTACTACCTGCAGACCTCGCTCGGCTACACGCCGATCCAGACCGGCCTCGCGTTCCTGCCGATGATCGCGATGCTCGTGCTCGCCGCACAGCTCTCGACCAACCTGTTCGTGCCGCGCTTCGGGCCGAAGATCATGGTGCCGATCGGCATGGTGCTCGCCGCGAGCGGGATGGTGCTGCTCACGCGTCTCGACCTCGACAGCGTGTACGCGGCCGACATCATGCCCGCGCTCATGGTGATCGGCTTCGGCATGGGCTCGATCATGCCCGCCGCGATGCAGACCGCCACGCTCGGCGTCGACCGCGCGTTCGCGGGTGTCGCCTCGGCGACCGTGAACACGAGCCAGCAGGTCGGCGGCTCGATCGGCACGGCCCTGCTGAACACGCTCGCGGCGACCGCGGCGACCGACTACGTGGCCGCCCACACGCCGCCGACCGAGCAGGTGCTCGCGGATGCCGCGATCCACAGCTACACGGTCGCGTACTGGTGGGGCGCGGCGTTCTTCGCCTTCGGCGCGGTGCTCGCGGCGCTCCTGTTCCGTCACCGGAACGAGCTCGCGCACCACGCCCCGCGCGAGGGCGAGGCGGCCGTGGCCGAGGAGCCCGTCGTCGCGCACTGA
- the yczE gene encoding membrane protein YczE: MVRLRPLRSADPAPVFVRRLVQLFVGLYLYGLGIALIVRGELGVAPWDVLTQGIAKQTGLGFGLITVITSGVVLLLWIPIRQKPGFGTLMNALLVGPFADLSLWLIPPGLDLWARVLMLFGGILVLAVATGLYIGAHFGPGPRDGLMTGLHRRTGWRIWIVRTGIELLVLGTGFLLGGNVGIGTLAFALLIGPLCGWTIPFFAVKRRADAATAPTTNRGGVPDRDIPHPATGAAPVQA; encoded by the coding sequence ATGGTCCGCCTCCGCCCCCTCCGCTCCGCCGATCCGGCGCCCGTCTTCGTGCGCCGGCTGGTGCAGCTGTTCGTCGGGCTGTACCTCTACGGCCTCGGCATCGCGCTCATCGTGCGCGGCGAGCTCGGCGTCGCCCCGTGGGACGTGCTCACGCAGGGCATCGCGAAGCAGACCGGGCTCGGCTTCGGCCTCATCACCGTCATCACGAGCGGCGTCGTGCTCCTCCTCTGGATCCCCATCCGGCAGAAGCCGGGGTTCGGCACCCTCATGAACGCGCTGCTGGTCGGCCCGTTCGCCGACCTGTCACTCTGGCTGATCCCGCCCGGGCTCGACCTGTGGGCCCGCGTCCTCATGCTGTTCGGCGGCATCCTCGTGCTGGCCGTCGCGACCGGCCTCTACATCGGCGCGCACTTCGGCCCGGGCCCGCGCGACGGCCTGATGACCGGCCTGCACCGCCGCACCGGCTGGAGGATCTGGATCGTCCGCACCGGGATCGAGCTCCTGGTGCTGGGCACCGGGTTCCTGCTCGGCGGCAACGTCGGCATCGGCACGCTCGCCTTCGCGCTGCTCATCGGCCCGCTGTGCGGCTGGACCATCCCGTTCTTCGCCGTGAAGCGGCGAGCGGATGCCGCGACGGCGCCCACCACGAACCGCGGCGGGGTGCCGGACCGGGACATCCCGCACCCCGCCACGGGAGCGGCGCCCGTCCAGGCCTGA
- a CDS encoding GNAT family N-acetyltransferase, translated as MPPADVGGIRLSGGMPDVALRPWSDGDLDLLRRANAPELMEQLGGPESDAKVVDRHERYLRGRRDGSSWMSAIVTPEHPEGVGTIGFWPHEHHGRPAFEAGWTVLAEHQGRGIAGAALGLLVDEARRVDPARALLAFPRVSNAPSNAICRRAGFRLEGVEEFEYPTGTWLPSNVWVLPPEHGSTA; from the coding sequence ATGCCGCCGGCCGATGTCGGCGGCATCCGCTTGTCTGGTGGCATGCCGGATGTCGCGTTGCGCCCGTGGTCCGACGGCGACCTCGACCTGCTCCGCCGGGCCAACGCGCCCGAGCTCATGGAGCAGCTCGGCGGGCCGGAGTCCGACGCGAAGGTGGTGGACCGGCACGAGCGCTACCTGCGCGGCCGCCGCGACGGCAGCTCGTGGATGTCGGCGATCGTCACCCCCGAGCATCCCGAGGGAGTCGGCACGATCGGCTTCTGGCCGCACGAGCACCACGGTCGCCCGGCCTTCGAGGCCGGCTGGACCGTGCTGGCCGAGCACCAGGGCCGGGGCATCGCCGGAGCCGCGCTGGGCCTGCTCGTCGACGAGGCGCGTCGCGTCGACCCGGCCCGTGCGCTGCTGGCGTTCCCGCGCGTCTCGAACGCGCCGTCCAACGCGATCTGCCGGCGGGCGGGGTTCCGGCTCGAGGGAGTCGAGGAGTTCGAGTACCCGACGGGCACGTGGCTCCCGTCGAACGTGTGGGTGCTCCCGCCCGAGCACGGCTCGACGGCGTAG
- a CDS encoding fluoride efflux transporter FluC, which yields MLPYLAVFAGGLVGTGLRLAMDLALPHPDSGFPWSTLIVNLLGTFALGWLAGGLWTRPSVPTWLKAGVGSGVVGSFTTLSAVMGSAAILGREGEAWLAAAYLGVSIVGGLAAATAGLKVGSSIAHRPMPVEVTDDGATL from the coding sequence GTGCTCCCCTATCTCGCCGTGTTCGCCGGCGGCCTCGTCGGCACCGGACTGCGGCTCGCGATGGACCTCGCACTCCCCCACCCCGACTCCGGGTTCCCGTGGTCCACCCTCATCGTCAACCTCCTCGGCACGTTCGCGCTCGGGTGGCTCGCGGGCGGGCTCTGGACCCGGCCGAGCGTGCCGACCTGGCTCAAGGCGGGCGTGGGCTCGGGCGTCGTCGGCTCGTTCACGACCCTCTCGGCGGTGATGGGCTCGGCAGCGATCCTCGGCCGCGAGGGCGAGGCGTGGCTCGCCGCCGCCTACCTCGGCGTCTCGATCGTGGGCGGCCTCGCCGCCGCGACCGCAGGCCTCAAGGTCGGCTCGTCGATCGCCCACCGCCCGATGCCCGTCGAGGTGACCGACGACGGGGCGACCCTGTGA
- a CDS encoding PadR family transcriptional regulator: protein MTPPVFAHGNLRLYLLALLEERPRHGYELIQALSDRFGGTYSPSAGTIYPRLAKLEEEGLVTKRTDGRKSVYEITDAGRAELESRRHELDAIEEDVTDSVRRLAEGVRAEVDSAMRTLRAELANAAREARKAATTEPATPQPSAESTRAMHEADLVITEFRQQLRLELRTQANRGRVSGDTVSLLRSRLADVRSEVLRELAERS from the coding sequence ATGACCCCGCCCGTCTTCGCCCACGGCAACCTGCGGCTCTACCTGCTCGCGCTGCTCGAGGAGCGGCCGCGCCACGGGTACGAGCTCATCCAGGCCCTGTCCGACCGGTTCGGCGGCACGTACTCGCCGAGCGCCGGCACCATCTACCCCCGGCTCGCCAAGCTCGAGGAGGAGGGGCTGGTGACCAAGCGCACCGACGGCCGCAAGTCGGTGTACGAGATCACCGACGCCGGTCGGGCCGAGCTCGAGTCGCGCCGACACGAGCTCGACGCGATCGAGGAGGACGTGACCGACTCGGTCCGCCGGCTCGCCGAGGGCGTGCGCGCCGAGGTCGACTCGGCGATGCGCACCCTGCGCGCCGAGCTCGCCAACGCCGCGCGCGAGGCGCGGAAGGCCGCGACGACCGAGCCCGCGACGCCGCAGCCGTCGGCCGAGTCGACGCGCGCGATGCACGAGGCCGACCTCGTGATCACCGAGTTCCGCCAGCAGCTGCGGCTCGAACTGCGCACCCAGGCCAACCGGGGCCGCGTGAGCGGCGACACCGTGTCGCTGCTCCGCTCGCGGCTCGCCGACGTGCGCAGCGAGGTGCTGCGCGAACTGGCCGAGCGCAGCTAG
- a CDS encoding DUF4097 family beta strand repeat-containing protein: protein MAIEKWVVNPGETRVIDLELVRKLKVSLIGGKVDVIAHDEPGARVEVSSVTGKDLMIKIDGDSLEIDHPQLRWDNFIEVFKGFTGSAKAVVSILAPRHITMKLGVVSGDALVSGFDDDGRFSSVSGDLVIDNHAGDIECSTVSGEVSVGDHTGRVTAHTVSGDVTVTGEVTSFNADTVSGDMILDVRGTPSRVDTNAVSGNLTLRFDPGSGARYRVNTVSGKLLLDDTQIKGTLGKGFERVTGELEGVWLDLAANSVSGDISVIRRQRAGTAPDAGEASA, encoded by the coding sequence ATGGCCATCGAGAAGTGGGTCGTCAACCCAGGAGAGACCCGGGTCATCGACCTCGAACTCGTCCGCAAGCTCAAGGTCAGCCTCATCGGCGGCAAGGTCGACGTCATCGCGCACGACGAGCCGGGGGCCCGCGTCGAGGTGTCGAGCGTCACCGGCAAGGACCTCATGATCAAGATCGACGGCGACTCGCTCGAGATCGACCACCCGCAGCTGCGCTGGGACAACTTCATCGAGGTGTTCAAGGGCTTCACCGGCAGCGCGAAGGCCGTCGTGTCGATCCTCGCGCCGCGGCACATCACCATGAAGCTCGGGGTCGTCTCGGGCGACGCGCTCGTCTCGGGCTTCGACGACGACGGCCGGTTCAGCTCCGTCTCCGGCGACCTCGTGATCGACAACCACGCCGGCGACATCGAGTGCTCGACCGTCTCGGGCGAGGTCTCGGTCGGCGACCACACGGGCCGGGTCACCGCCCACACCGTCTCGGGCGACGTCACCGTCACCGGCGAGGTCACCTCGTTCAACGCCGACACCGTCTCGGGCGACATGATCCTCGACGTGCGCGGCACGCCGAGCCGGGTCGACACGAACGCCGTGTCGGGCAACCTCACGCTGCGCTTCGACCCCGGCAGCGGCGCCCGCTACCGCGTGAACACCGTCAGCGGCAAGCTGCTGCTCGACGACACGCAGATCAAGGGCACGCTCGGCAAGGGCTTCGAGCGGGTCACGGGCGAGCTCGAGGGCGTCTGGCTCGACCTCGCGGCCAACAGCGTCTCCGGCGACATCTCGGTCATCCGGCGCCAGCGCGCCGGCACGGCACCCGACGCGGGCGAGGCCTCGGCATGA
- the yczR gene encoding MocR-like transcription factor YczR — protein sequence MEANLSARALETLLGAWRGDGGSAYRALADRIRLLVLDGRIPVDTRLPAERDLAERLGLSRTTVTAAYRELRDQRLLHSVRGSGSVARLPGAPALLPVPPAAEYIDFSKAALPALPWLPDVARAAVDDLPAHLGDPGFDPIGTPELRAAIADRYTARGLPTSPEQIMVTIGAQHAIALLSRALVGRGDRALIEAPTYPHAYEALRGAGARLVTVATAPDDAGPDGFGATDEAADLVRAIGHANPVAAYLMPDFHNPTGRSLGAEARERVLDAAARQGTVIIADETTAELDIDRGFDLKPLAAYGPAVMVGSVGKTVWGGVRVGWIRADRGLIRRLLSVRSPGDLGTPILEQLIVTRLLGRMDDILDLRREQLRAGRDRLEGLLADAFPDWHVPHVDGGIVTWVGLGAPVSSQLALAARTQGLLVAAGPRFGIDGAFERFLRLPICYSAEATDAAVRALRRAWGSLARTPVPDQSVLAAVV from the coding sequence ATGGAAGCCAATCTCAGTGCCCGCGCCCTCGAGACCCTCCTCGGCGCGTGGCGGGGCGACGGCGGCAGCGCCTACCGCGCGCTCGCCGACCGCATCCGACTGCTCGTCCTGGACGGTCGCATCCCGGTCGACACCCGCCTCCCCGCCGAGCGCGACCTCGCCGAGCGGCTCGGACTCAGCCGCACCACGGTCACCGCCGCCTACCGCGAGCTGCGCGACCAGCGGCTGCTGCACAGCGTGCGCGGCTCGGGCAGCGTCGCGCGCCTGCCCGGGGCGCCGGCCCTCCTGCCCGTCCCGCCCGCGGCCGAGTACATCGACTTCTCCAAGGCGGCGCTGCCCGCGCTGCCCTGGCTTCCGGATGTCGCGCGCGCGGCCGTCGACGACCTGCCGGCGCACCTCGGCGACCCGGGCTTCGACCCCATCGGCACGCCCGAGCTGCGGGCCGCGATCGCCGACCGCTACACCGCGCGCGGTCTGCCCACGAGCCCCGAGCAGATCATGGTCACCATCGGCGCGCAGCACGCGATCGCCCTGCTCTCGCGCGCGCTCGTCGGACGCGGCGACCGCGCGCTGATCGAGGCACCGACCTACCCGCACGCCTACGAGGCGCTGCGCGGGGCCGGCGCGCGACTCGTGACGGTCGCGACCGCGCCGGACGACGCCGGCCCTGACGGGTTCGGGGCGACCGATGAGGCCGCCGACCTGGTCCGTGCGATCGGGCACGCCAATCCCGTCGCCGCGTACCTCATGCCCGACTTCCACAACCCCACGGGTCGCTCCCTGGGCGCCGAGGCGCGCGAGCGCGTGCTCGACGCCGCCGCGCGCCAGGGCACCGTGATCATCGCCGACGAGACCACCGCCGAGCTCGACATCGACCGCGGTTTCGACCTGAAGCCGCTCGCGGCGTACGGGCCGGCCGTCATGGTCGGTTCGGTCGGCAAGACCGTGTGGGGCGGCGTGCGCGTCGGCTGGATCCGCGCCGACCGCGGGCTCATCCGGCGACTGCTGTCGGTGCGCTCGCCGGGCGACCTCGGCACGCCGATCCTCGAGCAGCTCATCGTGACGCGGCTGCTCGGCCGCATGGACGACATCCTCGACCTGCGCCGCGAGCAGCTCCGCGCCGGGCGGGACCGCCTCGAGGGGTTGCTCGCCGACGCCTTCCCCGACTGGCACGTGCCGCACGTCGACGGCGGCATCGTCACGTGGGTCGGGCTCGGCGCCCCGGTGAGCTCGCAGCTCGCGCTCGCCGCGCGCACCCAGGGGCTCCTCGTCGCGGCGGGCCCGCGGTTCGGCATCGACGGCGCGTTCGAGCGCTTCCTGCGCCTGCCGATCTGCTACTCGGCCGAGGCGACGGATGCCGCGGTCCGGGCGCTCCGCCGCGCGTGGGGATCGCTCGCCCGCACGCCCGTGCCCGACCAGAGCGTGCTCGCCGCGGTCGTGTGA
- a CDS encoding MerR family transcriptional regulator, which translates to MDWSIQEIAKLAGTTSRTLRHYDDIGLLAPSRVGANGYRYYDRPALVRLQRVLLLRELGLGLPAIAEVLDGQRDESRALEAHLAWLRQEQARLARQVASVERTIEAVEGGGEIMAKDMFDGFDHTQYREEVEQRWGRDVYARSDAWWRGMADDERQAWKERAASLGRDWIAAAERGIDPGGDEAQALARRHVEWLTGIPGTPTAEHGGDAKAYVVGLGEMYVADERFAANYGGESGARFVRDALRAFAEANL; encoded by the coding sequence ATGGACTGGTCCATCCAGGAGATCGCGAAGCTCGCCGGCACGACGAGCCGCACGCTGCGTCACTACGACGACATCGGGCTGCTCGCGCCGAGCCGCGTCGGCGCGAACGGCTACCGGTACTACGACCGGCCGGCGCTCGTGCGGCTGCAGCGCGTGCTGCTGCTGCGCGAGCTCGGCCTCGGATTGCCGGCCATCGCCGAGGTGCTCGACGGGCAGCGCGACGAGTCGCGCGCGCTCGAGGCGCACCTCGCGTGGCTCCGCCAGGAGCAGGCGCGGCTCGCGCGGCAGGTCGCGTCGGTGGAACGCACCATCGAGGCAGTGGAAGGAGGTGGAGAGATCATGGCGAAGGACATGTTCGACGGGTTCGACCACACGCAGTACCGCGAGGAGGTCGAGCAGCGCTGGGGTCGCGACGTGTACGCGCGCAGCGACGCCTGGTGGCGCGGCATGGCCGACGACGAGCGGCAGGCGTGGAAGGAGCGCGCCGCGAGCCTCGGCCGCGACTGGATCGCGGCGGCCGAGCGGGGCATCGACCCCGGCGGCGACGAGGCCCAGGCGCTCGCGCGCCGGCACGTCGAGTGGCTGACCGGGATCCCGGGCACGCCTACGGCCGAGCACGGCGGCGACGCGAAGGCGTACGTCGTCGGCCTCGGCGAGATGTACGTGGCCGACGAGCGATTCGCGGCCAACTACGGCGGCGAGTCGGGAGCGAGGTTCGTCCGCGACGCGTTGCGCGCGTTCGCGGAGGCGAACCTGTAG
- a CDS encoding TetR/AcrR family transcriptional regulator: MTQLEPSVDGPPAASARLGRKRDHTRDPEILDAAVEVLAETGYEGMTIDMVAARAKAGKATIYRRWPSKADLVVDAVACLKANELAPEHLPDTGSLRGDLVAMIRPRTVEEGERKLRVMAGLFSLVSSSPELADAVRTAIIEPRVAVNRLFLQRAVDRGEIPADVDVDLLAMVAPAMIAHRQLVERRPIDADYLVSLIDGVVLPAAHAGRRPTP; this comes from the coding sequence ATGACGCAGCTGGAGCCGTCCGTCGACGGGCCCCCCGCGGCATCCGCTCGCCTCGGTCGCAAGCGCGACCACACGCGCGACCCCGAGATCCTCGACGCGGCTGTCGAGGTGCTCGCCGAGACCGGCTACGAGGGCATGACCATCGACATGGTCGCCGCGCGCGCCAAGGCCGGGAAGGCCACCATCTACCGGCGCTGGCCGTCGAAGGCCGACCTCGTGGTCGACGCGGTCGCGTGTCTCAAGGCGAACGAGCTCGCGCCCGAGCACCTGCCCGACACCGGCAGCCTGCGCGGCGACCTCGTCGCGATGATCCGCCCGCGCACGGTCGAGGAGGGCGAACGGAAGCTCCGCGTCATGGCCGGGCTGTTCAGCCTGGTCTCGAGCTCGCCCGAACTGGCCGACGCCGTGCGCACCGCGATCATCGAGCCGCGCGTGGCCGTCAACCGGCTGTTCCTCCAGCGCGCCGTCGATCGCGGCGAGATCCCGGCCGACGTCGACGTCGACCTGCTGGCGATGGTCGCGCCCGCGATGATCGCGCACCGCCAGCTCGTCGAACGCCGTCCCATCGACGCCGACTACCTCGTGTCGCTGATCGACGGCGTGGTGCTGCCGGCGGCGCACGCCGGGCGGCGCCCGACGCCGTAG
- the crcB gene encoding fluoride efflux transporter CrcB, which translates to MTPLAVAALLVAGAIGAVIRYALSRAYPVRPGHLPGGILIVNVVGSGVAGAVIGFAERAALADDLRLVLVTGFCGGLTTFSTWCVETIELADGGRWRAAILNVVVTLALGLGAAVAGYLLAR; encoded by the coding sequence GTGACGCCCCTCGCGGTCGCCGCGCTCCTCGTCGCCGGCGCGATCGGCGCGGTGATCCGGTACGCGCTGTCGCGCGCGTACCCGGTCCGCCCGGGGCACCTGCCCGGCGGCATCCTCATCGTCAACGTCGTGGGCTCCGGCGTCGCGGGCGCGGTCATCGGCTTCGCCGAGCGGGCCGCGCTCGCCGACGACCTGCGACTCGTGCTCGTCACCGGGTTCTGCGGGGGCTTGACCACCTTCAGCACCTGGTGCGTCGAGACGATCGAGCTCGCCGACGGCGGGCGCTGGCGCGCGGCGATCCTCAACGTCGTCGTGACCCTCGCGCTCGGTCTCGGAGCGGCCGTCGCCGGCTATCTGCTCGCCCGGTAA
- a CDS encoding esterase-like activity of phytase family protein, whose translation MQRALLARRAAAVAASALALGALGTAPALAGTAVAPASATESASAAPVAAFSRLATYPVFQNVPAGVDPADETVAEISAVSEDGRTLVYTDAAGKRIGFLDLSDPSHPVGLGTVDLAELGHADDQPTSVSIVGDHVLVVIDETGGAFTAPKGRLDVLRLSDRERVASIDLGGQPDSIAVSPDRKYVAIAIENQRDEELEVDGVEGGLPQAPGGFVQVVKLTAAKPSSWKAQPVSFSSAAAQRTLTAAGVFAPTDPEPEYVAFGPDGTLAVTLQENNGVALVDVRTRTLTGAFSTGTVTAAGFDTVKDKVIDASGSLTSVPREPDAIAWVDAHHVATANEGDLAGGTRGWSVFDVTNGEPVWDAGNTFEQLAIAHGVYNDDRAAKKGPEPEGLAIAEFGGTPYAFVASERSNIVVVYDLSEPTEPAYVQTLFATNGPEGILPIPGRDLLAVSSEVDDASAGVRASVNVYGVGDGEAGRPSIVADSVDGRAIGWQALGALSADPVDASTIYAASDSALKRSTVYTVHVASTPARITDALVVTKAGSPASLDIEGLFARPQGGYWLAVEGSTGAGNALVRTDAAGAIVQSVSLPFEITAHVGKWGLEGVTAVTGESGAEIVYVALQRPLWTDPAAATGPIDGEGVTRIGRYDVATGAWTWFGYRLESTDVAGDWLGLSEIVAVDADTLALIERDKLNGPAAAVKRVTTVELGGVEGVTGLGALGQLPVLEKADAVDVLPALRATNGWTQEKLEGLTIAADGAVYAVTDNDGLKDATGETVFLRLGSAADLF comes from the coding sequence ATGCAGCGAGCTCTCCTCGCACGCCGCGCCGCCGCGGTCGCGGCATCCGCCCTCGCACTCGGCGCACTCGGCACGGCACCCGCGCTGGCCGGCACGGCCGTCGCGCCGGCCAGCGCGACCGAGTCCGCGAGCGCCGCCCCGGTCGCCGCGTTCAGTCGCCTCGCCACCTACCCCGTGTTCCAGAACGTGCCCGCGGGCGTCGACCCGGCCGACGAGACCGTCGCCGAGATCTCGGCCGTGAGCGAGGACGGGCGCACGCTCGTGTACACCGACGCGGCGGGCAAGCGCATCGGCTTCCTCGACCTCTCGGACCCGTCGCATCCCGTCGGGCTCGGCACGGTCGACCTCGCCGAACTCGGCCACGCCGACGACCAGCCCACGTCGGTCTCGATCGTGGGCGACCACGTGCTCGTGGTGATCGACGAGACCGGCGGCGCGTTCACCGCGCCGAAGGGTCGACTCGACGTGCTGCGCCTCTCCGACCGCGAGCGCGTCGCGAGCATCGACCTCGGCGGCCAGCCCGACTCGATCGCGGTCTCGCCCGACCGGAAGTACGTCGCGATCGCGATCGAGAATCAGCGCGACGAGGAACTCGAGGTCGACGGCGTCGAGGGCGGCCTGCCGCAGGCGCCCGGCGGTTTCGTGCAGGTCGTGAAGCTCACGGCCGCCAAGCCCTCGAGCTGGAAGGCGCAGCCGGTCTCGTTCTCGAGCGCGGCCGCGCAGCGCACCCTCACCGCCGCGGGCGTGTTCGCGCCGACCGACCCCGAGCCCGAGTACGTCGCGTTCGGGCCGGACGGCACGCTCGCCGTGACCCTCCAGGAGAACAACGGCGTCGCGCTCGTCGACGTGCGCACGCGCACGCTCACGGGCGCGTTCTCGACCGGCACGGTCACCGCAGCGGGCTTCGACACGGTCAAGGACAAGGTCATCGACGCATCCGGCTCGCTGACGAGCGTGCCCCGCGAGCCCGACGCGATCGCGTGGGTCGACGCGCACCACGTCGCGACGGCGAACGAGGGCGACCTGGCCGGCGGCACGCGCGGCTGGTCGGTCTTCGACGTCACCAACGGCGAGCCCGTCTGGGACGCCGGGAACACCTTCGAGCAGCTCGCGATCGCGCACGGCGTCTACAACGACGACCGCGCGGCGAAGAAGGGGCCCGAGCCCGAGGGGCTCGCGATCGCCGAGTTCGGCGGGACGCCCTACGCGTTCGTCGCGAGCGAGCGCAGCAACATCGTGGTCGTCTACGACCTGAGCGAGCCGACCGAGCCGGCGTACGTCCAGACGCTCTTCGCGACGAACGGCCCCGAGGGCATCCTGCCGATCCCGGGCCGCGACCTGCTCGCGGTGTCGAGCGAGGTGGATGACGCGTCGGCCGGCGTGCGCGCGAGCGTGAACGTCTACGGCGTCGGCGACGGGGAGGCCGGCCGGCCGAGCATCGTCGCCGACTCGGTCGACGGGCGCGCCATCGGCTGGCAGGCGCTCGGCGCGCTGTCCGCCGACCCGGTGGACGCGTCGACGATCTACGCGGCGAGCGACTCGGCGCTCAAGCGGAGCACCGTCTACACGGTCCACGTCGCCTCGACGCCCGCACGGATCACCGACGCACTCGTCGTGACGAAGGCCGGCTCGCCCGCGAGCCTCGACATCGAGGGCCTGTTCGCGCGCCCGCAGGGCGGCTACTGGCTCGCCGTCGAGGGATCGACCGGCGCCGGCAACGCGCTCGTGCGAACGGATGCCGCGGGCGCGATCGTGCAGTCCGTGTCGCTGCCGTTCGAGATCACCGCGCACGTCGGCAAGTGGGGGCTCGAGGGCGTCACCGCCGTCACCGGCGAGTCCGGCGCCGAGATCGTGTACGTCGCGCTCCAGCGGCCGCTCTGGACCGACCCGGCGGCGGCGACCGGCCCGATCGACGGCGAGGGCGTGACGCGCATCGGCCGGTACGACGTCGCCACCGGCGCATGGACCTGGTTCGGCTACCGGCTCGAGTCGACGGATGTCGCGGGCGACTGGCTCGGCCTCTCCGAGATCGTGGCGGTCGACGCCGACACGCTCGCGCTCATCGAGCGCGACAAGCTCAACGGCCCGGCCGCGGCGGTCAAGCGCGTGACCACGGTCGAGCTCGGCGGCGTCGAGGGCGTCACGGGCTTGGGCGCGCTTGGCCAGCTCCCGGTGCTCGAGAAGGCGGACGCGGTCGACGTGCTCCCCGCGCTGCGGGCCACGAACGGCTGGACGCAGGAGAAGCTCGAGGGCCTCACGATCGCGGCCGACGGCGCCGTGTACGCCGTGACCGACAACGACGGGCTCAAGGATGCCACGGGCGAGACGGTGTTCCTCCGGCTCGGGTCGGCGGCCGACCTGTTCTGA